In Nicotiana tabacum cultivar K326 chromosome 2, ASM71507v2, whole genome shotgun sequence, the following proteins share a genomic window:
- the LOC107793807 gene encoding uncharacterized protein LOC107793807 — translation MSFLAGRLAGKEGAFFFEESKHAVTRLAQKIKPSNSIAAVKNQELAASPDVLPEILRHSLPSKIFQSHTSADSSLSGASKWALPTDPNKTTCVSPDALNPLRAYVSLPQVTFGPKRWQLPSAENSVQASTANDLRRDRYTPLNPEKLKAAAMGMSQIAKAFAAATALVFGGSALTFSLAASKLELHNSDDIRTKGKDIVQPILETFKEQLSPLRIWAEEKSKKWRLEKGEDVKEKPLVKELSKILGAR, via the exons ATGAGTTTCCTAGCAGGAAGATTAGCAGGAAAAGAAGGAGCTTTTTTCTTTGAAGAATCCAAACACGCCGTTACCCGTCTTGCCCAAAAGATCAAGCCTTCCAATTCTATAGCTGCTGTAAAAAATCAAGAATTAGCAGCTTCTCCTGATGTACTTCCTGAGATTCTGAGACATTCTTTACCTTCCAAAATTTTCCAATCTCATACGTCAGCAGATTCGTCACTCTCTGGTGCTTCAAAATGGGCTCTCCCCACTGATCCAAATAAGACTACTTGTGTATCACCTGATGCTCTTAATCCTCTCAGAGCTTATGTTTCTCTACCTCAAGTCACCTTTGGCCCTAAaag GTGGCAGCTGCCAAGTGCAGAAAACTCCGTACAAGCCTCAACGGCAAATGATTTGCGGCGCGATAGATACACACCTCTTAATCCTGAAAAACTCAAAGCTGCAGCTATGGGGATGTCTCAAA TTGCAAAGGCATTTGCTGCTGCCACTGCTCTTGTCTTTGGTGGTTCCGCCTTGACGTTTAGCTTGGCAGCGTCCAAGCTAGAGTTGCACAAT TCTGATGATATTCGGACAAAAGGGAAGGACATTGTTCAGCCAATATTGGAAACATTCAAAGAGCAGCTGAGTCCTTTAAGGATTTGG GCTGAAGAAAAGTCGAAGAAATGGCGTTTAGAGAAGGGAGAAGACGTTAAAGAGAAGCCTTTAGTAAAGGAGCTCTCTAAAATATTGGGTGCTAGGTAA